In the genome of Brachypodium distachyon strain Bd21 chromosome 3, Brachypodium_distachyon_v3.0, whole genome shotgun sequence, the window CCAGCATGAAGTAATAATATTTTGAAGCAGTTCTTCTTTCCAGTGACGATAAAGAGACATAACCTTCAACTTTTGACATAATCATAAGAACCGTCGGGAGGATATAGAGAAAGAGCTTCAAAGTCAGACCAGGAAGGAACCCCTGTAGGAAGGACTTCACCACTTTTCTGCAAGTTATAAAACAAGGCATGTGAATCAATATTCAATagagaaaaaaggagaaatCTCGAGGCATgacaaggaaaaagaagcCTCACACTTCAATTACTGGCCTCACGAAAGGCGCAACTTTTTCGATACCCTCAAGATTGGCAAGGGATTGCACAAATGCAATAGGTATCATGTAGAAGAATACCAAAGCAAAAACAGCAATTGATATCAGAAACTTGCGGATACTCAGAGAGAAAAATGGAATGGCAAGATTCTGCCAATAAACATCACGCGGTTCAGGAGCCCAATCAGTTAGCCATTGGGTGGGATTCTTTGACTGCTGTGTCTGTGCACATACTGCAGCACCCCATCTCGAGTCAAATGTCACAAAAGAAACAGGCATAACAGCTTTTGGATCATTCAGAACTCTCTGACGTTCAGATGCCATCTGAAAAGATCAACATAACATAGAGCCCAATGTTAAAATCACAAACATAATGAACAAGAGGCACTATTCATAGGTACATGTGCATGGGGTCTAGAAATTTAACCTTCACAGTTAAATGACTTTTGCCTGTCAATGATAAGGAGTCACAGTACCAAGGATTGTAGACCTACCCTCTTATCAAGTTCGCTGATTCTAGCCCGGTAGTAGTCGATTTGATCCACTTTGCGACCACAGAAACCAAAGCATCCTGTCTGAAATACCAAAACTATCGACTTGCTTAGAAGTTGATACGTGCGTAACTAAAAACAACAGAAGTAATGGTTGGTACATACCCTTCCAGTTGGTCTTTTTTCAGGATGCCTTTCAAACTTCAGCTGGTAGTAATCTAACCAGTTTTGAAGCCTCTCCTTTCTCTTCACGAGTTTAGCGTACCGGTTTGCATTGTAAACAGCCTGACCATCCAGAAAAGGATAGTATTTTAAAATCGAAACATTTGTCAACAACCATTACTTGTGAGCATTGGTTGAAAATTAAGTAGAATGTATGAAGCATATTTCCTGATTGAATGCAAAGGTGAGGATGACACACCTGCTGACCAAGATAGTGGTCTGGATGGTTCCTACGGAAAAACTCATCCACTGTTTCAGATGTTGAATGGCTTGAAACACGCGGTATATTTCTAACAATCACCTGGCATTGAAAAATACACATTAAATGCTATAGTAGGACAAAGGATCTCAACATGTAGGTTAATGCACTTACAGTGAACTGATCAGCACAACGCTTCTGAGAAGCCAGGAAATGCAACCTCATGAATGCCACATTACTGTACTCTTTGTACAGCATAAAGCACGTCCAAAATGTGAACACATATGCCATTAAGAGATGAATAAAGAACCTGAAATGAAATGAGATGACAATGGTCAAACTTTTTGGAGTAAAATTACAAATAATTAGAACATACAGTCAGAACAATGTATAGTTGTTGGTTGTActggcaaaagaagaagattgtATGGTTTTTTTAAGAACAATAAAAATGGTGAGTTACAGTACAGAAGTTAAAAATAACAATTATGAGCTATGTGTGAGGATAAGAAACAAGCTGGTAGAATTGGAatcataatttatttttagattACCTGTTGGATCCCGGGCTAACATTTGATATGGATAGCTTATCAATGTCACTAAACACAACTTCTTTTCTTATGTTTAGTAATGTGCCGCCAGCGACATTGACTGGAATAAGAACCAGCAAGGCAACAACCATAATGGGCAAAAATATCTTGAGACTGCCAGTGAGAGCAAAAAGAAGTTAGTGTATAGAAGTATAGAACATAGAACTGGATCATATTGAAACTTAAAAGTACAAAAAGACACTGTAAGGAAGTGCAAGAAACGTAAACTTTTGTGTATACAGTGGCAGATCTTTTCCTGACAAAAAAAGGTGTGAAAAGTGAAACTGCTCAAGGTTACTGCCCGAGCAACTAACTAAGGTCAACGAAATATTCCTCAGTTGTTGGTTGGAAGTAACAAAGCATTGCCATGTGAAAGGCTAAACGTGAAGCAAAAGTTTTCCTGGATTGAGAAAACACGTGATGGCAGAATTATACTTTTATCATTCTGTGTACATAACAGCATGTGAAGGCCAGGGTACAGCAGAAGGGATCACTGAACCAGGGTGTCGATTCTTCTTACTATTGGAAACATGGCTGCATTCTGAACAGGGAAAACCTTTTGGGTGAATTTACACCCAGAGTGGCAAGGAAAGCATCTCCAGTTGTAAACGACGGTGGAGCGGTGGTTGGTCCCCCTCCCCTTCCCACAGATAGAATAGAAGAATCGGGTTGGAGCCACAGCCCACACACAAAAGTCGCGTGTTGTTTCGTGGGGTAGCACTACTTGCATTAGCTAGCGCTAAGCTAGGAATATATATGTGACACGGGTCGCTGGAGTATACTCAATTACACCAGACAAGAAAAACTAGTAGTAGAAAGCCGGATAAGCTTGTGCCCTTGCCCAAATGATGCCACGAATCGCGCAAAACAAATGGACATTATTAGACGGACGGCACCATTCCCAGCGCATAACTGAATTGGGTGCCACAACGTGAACACTATCGTCAACACTGTCAGCAAACACAAGCAACGCAAGATACCGGGCGGATAATAAAAGCAAAATAGTATGATATATCCAGTAAACAGTGGATGGCATTGTTGACAGTAGCGTCAGAAACGAGGATTAATCCAAAATAGAATTAATTTGTACCCAGTGTTTTTTTAGCGGTGAATTAATTTCTAAATTAATTTGCAGCGTTAAAAACCTGCTGGTTCCAGTAGTATGGTGTCAGAAACAATCCACTCATTAACACAAGGATTAACTGGAAACAATTAATGCTTGCTCCGGTACGCAATCTCGATGCCAATTGATGGGGGAATCAAACCAGCATTGTGCTGTCGAACGAAGGAAAACAGCTAGCGCAGCAGCAGAACAGCGGTATCTCTTCcccaaaacaacaaaacaagagAGAAGGTGTGCCGTGTGCATCATTGAGACACAAACCAACAAAGGCAGGCAGGCAAGCAAATCAAAACTCTGGAAACCGTAATCCGGCTGGAATTGAGTGAAAAGCGATTTCACTGGTAgcagaacagaacagagcaGAGCAGGATTGAGATGATGCGAAATTGAGATATACCCGAGGGTGTAGATTCGCAGGTAGACGGCGGAGTCGAGCCCGGCGTGGTGTATGAGCTCCGTCTGGTTCATGCGGAGCGCGCCGGGGACCCAGCTGAGGAACCTGAGGTAGGTGCAGAGGTTGAGGTTGATGACGCCGCGGACGCCGCGCTGGTCGTGGGTGCGCTTGCGGGCGAGGTAGAGCTTGGGGAAGTAGACGCGGTCGTTGATGGGCTGGATGCGGAGGAaggcgaagaggaggaggaagacgaaggcgcCCACGATGTTGATGAAGGCCGACACCCCGAGGTCCTCCAGCGTCGCCATGGTTGCGTCTACTGCTCTCTAGAGCCGCCGCTCCAGCTCTCTTCTGGTAATCTGTTGTTGCAAGCAAGGATGGGAAGGGAAAAGGCAGGGGAGGAATTGATTGCGGGCAAGGGAATGGGGGTGGTGATGGAAGGAGTTTTAGAAGAGGGAGTGATGGGAAACGGGACGGCAGTCAAGCCGGGTTCCTCGCTCGCTTGGAACTTTGTGGACTGCTGCGGCTACTGCTTTATCTGATTATCTCCTCACCACGGATGCGTAATGCTAATGCTGCCTTTTGACGTGGCAAAcacccccctctctctctctctgacagGCTCTCTCACAGTTATATTTGACTGTAATTGCAGTATGAACGAATGAGAACGCACTGTCTCGGTAGTACAGTaacatttttccaaatttaagagaggaaaaaaagttAATGGCAGAGGTGCAACCTCTTCGCGAAGGAAAACTGGAAAAGAGTAATTAATACGTTCctcgaaaaaaataaaaaatactccctccgatcataagttgttgttgaaatacatgtatctagatgtttttaagaacagatacatccatatttggacaaatttgagttaacaatttaggatcagagggagtaactaaTATGtattccttccgtttcataattattgtctcaaattttatCAAATACTCTCTCTGACCCAAactacttgtcgaaatattacatgtatctagatgcttttaaaacatatatacatccttatttggacaaatttaagacaagtaatatgaatcggaggaagtatgaaTGTATCAATcactaaaaaatgtctagatacatgtaatatttcgaaaaaaaatatgtaacGGAGATAGTAGCCAACAACCTTAAAAGCGGACAGTCACATCACATGCACCGTGAATTGACTACCCACTCCACCAGAGAGAGCCAAGGCAAGGGAAGCAGCTAAATAAGACAGTTTTGGCAGGCATGGACAGCATGTGAAAGGTTTGCTCCCTACGGAATACGCGTTCCATGTCCATGTGCGCACGCATAAACGCGTTTCAACTTTTAAGCTGCAAAAGGAAGAACagaacaacaaacaaaaagaagagaacAGAGAGGTGTTATTAGGAACAGATGAATGATTTGATCCATGTGGTGCCATTGCTCACATGGTGTAGTTCTTAAAGCTGCTAGCTCGGCGTCCTGCCGTAGAACAAGCCTATCTGCCTTAATTTCTGGTTGACTATTCTCTAATCCCAACTCATTCGCCTCGCCTCAAGTAATCCATTCAACACGCCATCGTGCATGTCTGTACCCAAGCAGTACTAATTGATGCTGTCATCACTAACTTTGTTTTAACAATCACACCACTCAGCCTCCATGTCCAAAGAAAGAGTACTCCCTTCCATAATTCTCGTCTtcaatttgcccaaatataaatgtatctatttctaaaaaatgtctagatacatgtaatatttcgacaagaattatgaaacggagagagtatgttATCTTCTTCTTTAGGCTGCTAAATTTTGCTAGTACTAGCACATGTTTTTATATGTTCTCAGagaatcttttctttttagagtCATTATTGATTCTGTAAAGTTATAATACTTTTTTTAGCTCACATACATTTTTTCGCTTGGAAAATTATTCTACTTGAACTTCGATTTTCAATATCGATCGATTTCTTAGGGTTACAACAACCTTTTTATGTTAGCAAGCATTTCGCCCAACACTTTGCATTGGGCATTATTTCCTCAATTTCAATTGATTTTGTGTTTGTTagcacatgatttttttttgtcttcgATATTTTTTGGCtgttgagattttttttctcctgttACAGTactttcttagcatttatcgACCCCAGAGGTGTTAGCACACACTAGCATTTCATTTCCTCAAAGGTTTTTCCACCATTGAGATTTTTTCGTTGCAACGTTTTACCGATATTATGTGAGTGTAGCACACATATTTATGTCATCAGCCATTTTTCCCTTGAGATTTCTTTGGTCCTGGCCTCTTGTTCTCATTATTAATTATTCGAGCTCACATCTTTTAAAATCCTCGTTCAATGTTATGCTTAGGGAGATATTTTTGTTGGTTCTCAGAACACCTTTTATGTTTTTGAGCAATCTCTGCCCCAAATGGTTTCTCAGTCAAGAAAATATTATCTCAGTGTTTACACATTTTGTATGTTTCCAAGTAATTGTCCTCTATTGAGTCTTTTTATCTAATGTGACCTCAtttttctagattttttttcatcatcaAAGTCTTTTTATAGAGTTCCTTTTTCAATTGTCACATTATTTgttcgtttttttttactaattcTTCTATTGGTAGCACAAATCTTTTTACATCTTTAGAAATTATTTCCTTAGTCTCTACTGACTATAAGGGTGTTATA includes:
- the LOC100842875 gene encoding CSC1-like protein At1g32090, whose product is MATLEDLGVSAFINIVGAFVFLLLFAFLRIQPINDRVYFPKLYLARKRTHDQRGVRGVINLNLCTYLRFLSWVPGALRMNQTELIHHAGLDSAVYLRIYTLGLKIFLPIMVVALLVLIPVNVAGGTLLNIRKEVVFSDIDKLSISNVSPGSNRFFIHLLMAYVFTFWTCFMLYKEYSNVAFMRLHFLASQKRCADQFTVIVRNIPRVSSHSTSETVDEFFRRNHPDHYLGQQAVYNANRYAKLVKRKERLQNWLDYYQLKFERHPEKRPTGRTGCFGFCGRKVDQIDYYRARISELDKRMASERQRVLNDPKAVMPVSFVTFDSRWGAAVCAQTQQSKNPTQWLTDWAPEPRDVYWQNLAIPFFSLSIRKFLISIAVFALVFFYMIPIAFVQSLANLEGIEKVAPFVRPVIEVKVVKSFLQGFLPGLTLKLFLYILPTVLMIMSKVEGYVSLSSLERRTASKYYYFMLVNVFLGSIIAGTAFEQLYSFFHDPPSQIPRTIGVAVPMKATFFMTYIMVDGWAGIANEILRVKPLIIYHLKNMFIVKTERDRERAMDPGSIGLGENLPSLQLYFLLGLVYAVVTPILLPFIIVFFAFAFLVYRHQIINVYNQEYESAAAFWPQVHSRIIASLLISQVTLFGLLSTMKAAYSTPLLIFLPLLTIWFHKYCKSRFEPAFRKYPLEEAMEKDRLEHASEPSLNLKTYLANAYLHPIFHMFEQEDQKEETTVEVRIDKAQQQQQHHVRSSHSQYHEEESSITETHYNHQEERTSQVQYQYHYQHHHEENMGSQQSPPHFV